One genomic segment of [Limnothrix rosea] IAM M-220 includes these proteins:
- a CDS encoding photosystem II protein Y — MDFRVVIVLAPLAVAASWALFNIGAAALNQLSNMRRGE; from the coding sequence ATGGACTTCCGTGTTGTTATTGTATTAGCTCCTTTAGCAGTCGCAGCATCCTGGGCATTATTCAACATCGGTGCCGCTGCCCTAAACCAACTCAGCAACATGCGTCGCGGCGAGTAA
- a CDS encoding permease, with amino-acid sequence MVTLQHWFTLLISQWLVALPWLIVGVAVSTGLFLFAPRRRWETILPESVWWQPLYGCGLGLLLPIGSCGLFPVMRRLLWQSGSSSLAIAFWLTAVSINPILLLQLWRAFPDNGEVGLFYGGLSFTLLVCFSCLFAMQRQMITRVQGDESSFRYPAIAHPSAHRVAIAPLETEALATTKLTILPVDRKSRLSIGFYVFTRELMEWSLWLLLGCGVAACLQLWVLPMVVGSLNPWSVLLAGFASPIGFAQHFFLASHWLQLGNAGHSLGFLLSSTFTSCISFFLLANTLRPKAFLYLVILLSLTAIALNLWLNFYVF; translated from the coding sequence ATGGTGACATTACAGCATTGGTTTACGCTTCTAATCAGTCAATGGCTGGTGGCTTTACCGTGGTTAATCGTTGGTGTGGCTGTTTCAACGGGGTTATTTTTGTTTGCGCCCCGCCGCCGCTGGGAAACGATTTTACCAGAAAGTGTCTGGTGGCAGCCTTTGTATGGCTGTGGTTTGGGCTTATTGTTACCCATTGGGTCCTGTGGCTTATTTCCGGTGATGCGCCGCTTACTTTGGCAATCTGGTTCGTCGAGTTTGGCGATCGCCTTCTGGCTGACGGCGGTGTCTATTAATCCTATTTTGCTCCTACAACTGTGGCGAGCATTTCCCGACAATGGTGAGGTGGGCTTATTTTATGGTGGTTTAAGTTTTACTTTGCTGGTTTGTTTTAGCTGTTTGTTTGCGATGCAACGGCAAATGATTACGCGGGTGCAGGGGGATGAATCATCCTTTCGCTATCCGGCGATCGCCCATCCTAGTGCCCACCGTGTGGCGATCGCCCCCCTAGAAACAGAAGCCTTAGCCACAACAAAACTCACAATTTTGCCTGTTGATCGCAAATCACGGTTATCCATAGGTTTTTACGTATTTACCCGTGAGCTCATGGAATGGTCTCTATGGCTATTATTGGGCTGTGGGGTCGCCGCCTGTCTTCAGCTTTGGGTTCTCCCGATGGTAGTAGGGAGCCTAAATCCTTGGTCAGTTTTGCTTGCCGGTTTTGCGAGTCCGATTGGATTTGCGCAGCATTTCTTTTTGGCGAGCCATTGGTTACAACTTGGTAATGCCGGCCATAGTCTTGGCTTTTTGCTCAGTAGCACCTTTACCAGTTGTATCAGCTTTTTTTTGTTAGCAAATACCCTGCGTCCCAAAGCTTTTCTCTATCTCGTAATCTTGCTGAGC